One part of the Muntiacus reevesi chromosome 18, mMunRee1.1, whole genome shotgun sequence genome encodes these proteins:
- the MINK1 gene encoding misshapen-like kinase 1 isoform X12: MGDPAPARSLDDIDLSALRDPAGIFELVEVVGNGTYGQVYKGRHVKTGQLAAIKVMDVTEDEEEEIKQEINMLKKYSHHRNIATYYGAFIKKSPPGNDDQLWLVMEFCGAGSVTDLVKNTKGNALKEDCIAYICREILRGLAHLHAHKVIHRDIKGQNVLLTENAEVKLVDFGVSAQLDRTVGRRNTFIGTPYWMAPEVIACDENPDATYDYRSDIWSLGITAIEMAEGAPPLCDMHPMRALFLIPRNPPPRLKSKKWSKKFIDFIDTCLIKAYLSRPPTEQLLKFPFIRDQPTERQVRIQLKDHIDRSRKKRGEKEETEYEYSGSEEEDDSHGEEGEPSSIMNVPGESTLRREFLRLQQENKSNSEALKQQQQQLQQQQQRDPEAHIKHLLHQRQRRIEEQKEERRRVEEQQRREREQRKLQEKEQQRRLEDMQALRREEERRQAEREQEYKRKQLEEQRQSERLQRQLQQEHAYLKSLQQQQQQQQLQKQQQILPGDRKPLYHYGRGVNPADKPAWAREVEERTRMNKQQNSPLAKSKPGSTGPEPPVPQASPGPPGPLSQTPPMQRPVEPQEGPHKSLVAHRVPLKPYAAPVPRSQSLQDQPTRNLAAFPASHDPDPAVPAPTATPSARGAVIRQNSDPTSEGPGPSPNPPAWVRPDNEAPPKVPQRTSSIATALNTSGAGGSRPAQAVRASNPDLRRSDPGWERSDSVLPASHGHLPQAGSLERNRVGASSKLDNSPVLSPGNKAKPDDHRSRPGRPADFVLLKERTLDEAPRPPKKAMDYSSSSEEVESSEDDEEESNGEPSEGSRDTPGARSDGDTDSVSTMVVHDVEEIAGPQTPYGGGTMVVQRTPEEERSLLHADSNGYTNLPDVVQPSHSPTESSKGQSPPLKDGGSDYQSRGLVKAPGKSSFTMFVDLGIYQPGGSGDTIPITALVGGEGSRLDQLQYDVRKGSVVNVNPTNTRAHSETPEIRKYKKRFNSEILCAALWGVNLLVGTENGLMLLDRSGQGKVYGLIGRRRFQQMDVLEGLNLLITISGKRNKLRVYYLSWLRNKILHNDPEVEKKQGWTTVGDMEGCGHYRVVKYERIKFLVIALKNSVEVYAWAPKPYHKFMAFKSFADLPHRPLLVDLTVEEGQRLKVIYGSSAGFHAVDVDSGNSYDIYIPVHIQSQITPHAIIFLPNTDGMEMLLCYEDEGVYVNTYGRIIKDVVLQWGEMPTSVAYICSNQIMGWGEKAIEIRSVETGHLDGVFMHKRAQRLKFLCERNDKVFFASVRSGGSSQVYFMTLNRNCIMNW; the protein is encoded by the exons GGTCGGCATGTCAAGACTGGGCAGCTGGCTGCCATCAAAGTCATGGACGTCACGGAG gatgaagaggaagagatCAAACAGGAGATCAACATGTTGAAAAAATACTCTCACCACCGCAACATCGCCACCTACTACGGGGCCTTCATCAAGAAGAGCCCCCCAGGGAACGACGACCAGCTCTGG CTGGTGATGGAGTTCTGTGGTGCTGGCTCTGTAACGGACTTGGTGAAGAACACGAAAGGGAATGCCCTGAAGGAGGACTGTATAGCCTACATCTGCAGGGAGATCCTCCGG GGTCTGGCCCATCTCCACGCCCACAAGGTGATCCACCGAGACATCAAGGGGCAGAACGTGCTGCTGACAGAGAATGCCGAGGTCAAGCTAG TGGATTTTGGGGTGAGCGCACAGCTGGACCGCACGGTGGGCAGGCGGAACACGTTCATCGGGACCCCCTACTGGATGGCCCCTGAGGTCATCGCCTGTGATGAGAACCCTGATGCCACCTATGATTACAGG AGTGACATTTGGTCTCTAGGAATCACAGCCATCGAGATGGCAGAGGGAGCCCCCC CTCTATGTGACATGCACCCCATGCGAGCCCTATTCCTCATCCCCCGGAACCCGCCGCCCAGGCTCAAGTCCAAGAAATG GTCTAAGAAGTTCATTGACTTCATTGACACGTGTCTCATCAAGGCTTACCTGAGCCGCCCACCCACCGAGCAGCTACTCAAGTTCCCGTTCATCCGCGACCAGCCCACCGAGCGCCAGGTCCGCATCCAGCTCAAGGACCACATCGACAGATCCCGGAAGAAGCGAGGCGAGAAAG AGGAGACGGAGTATGAGTACAGCGGCAGCGAAGAGGAGGACGACAGCCACGGAGAGGAAGGAGAGCCAAG CTCCATCATGAACGTGCCGGGGGAGTCGACCCTCCGCCGGGAATTCCTCCGGCTCCAGCAGGAGAACAAGAGCAACTCGGAGGCtttaaagcagcagcagcagcagctgcagcagcagcaacagcgaGACCCGGAGGCACACATCAAGCACCTCCTGCACCAGCGCCAGCGGCGCATCGAGGAGCAGAAGGAGGAGCGGCGGCGGGTTGAGGAg CAACAGCGGCGGGAGCGGGAGCAGCGGAAGCTGCAGGAGAAGGAGCAGCAGCGGCGGCTGGAGGACATGCAGGCCCTGCGGCGGGAGGAGGAGCGGCGGCAGGCCGAGCGCGAGCAG GAATACAAGCGGAAGCAGCTGGAGGAGCAACGGCAGTCTGAGCGCCTGCAGAGGCAGCTGCAGCAGGAGCACGCCTACCTCAAGtccctgcagcagcagcagcagcagcagcagcttcagaagcagcagcagatccTGCCTGGGGACCGGAAGCCCCTGTATCACTACGGTCGGGGCGTCAACCCTGCCGACAAGCCAGCCTGGGCCCGAGAG GTGGAAGAGAGAACGAGGATGAACAAACAGCAGAACTCCCCCTTGGCCAAGAGCAAGCCAGGCAGCACAGGGCCTGAGCCCCCCGTCCCCCAGGCCTCCCCCGGGCCCCCAGGACCCCTTTCCCAAACTCCTCCTATGCAGAGGCCGGTGGAGCCCCAGGAGGGACCGCACAAG AGCCTGGTGGCACACCGGGTCCCACTGAAGCCATATGCAGCGCCTGTACCCCGCTCCCAGTCCCTGCAGGACCAACCCACCCGAAACCTGGCTGCCTTCCCCGCCTCCCACGACCCCGACCCCGCCGTGCCCGCACCCACCGCCACGCCGAGTGCCCGAGGAGCCGTCATCCGGCAGAACTCAGACCCCACTTCCGAAGGGCCTGGCCCCAGCCCGAACCCCCCAGCCTGGGTCCGGCCTGATAATGAGGCCCCTCCAAAG GTGCCTCAGAGGACCTCATCAATCGCCACTGCCCTTAACACCAGTGGGGCCGGAGGGTCCCGGCCAGCGCAGGCGGTCCGTGCTAG TAACCCCGACCTCAGGAGGAGCGACCCCGGCTGGGAGCGCTCGGACAGCGTCCTCCCGGCCTCTCACGGGCACCTCCCGCAAGCTGGCTCGCTGGAGCGGAACCGGGTGGGAG CCTCCTCCAAACTGGACAACTCCCCTGTGCTCTCCCCTGGGAACAAAGCCAAGCCCGATGACCACCGCTCGCGGCCAGGCCGGCCCGCA GATTTTGTGTTGCTGAAAGAGCGGACCCTGGATGAGGCGCCCCGGCCTCCCAAGAAGGCCATGGACTACTCGTCATCCAGCGAGGAGGTGGAGAGCAGCGAGGACGATGAGGAGGAGAGCAACGGCGAGCCGTCAGAGGGGAGCAGAGACACGCCTGGGGCCCG CAGTGATGGAGACACAGACAGCGTCAGCACCATGGTGGTCCACGACGTGGAGGAGATAGCCGGGCCCCAGACCCCCTACGGGGGTGGCACCATGGTGGTCCAGAGA ACCCCCGAGGAGGAACGCAGCCTGCTGCACGCCGACAGCAACGGCTACACAAACCTGCCAGACGTGGTCCAGCCCAGCCACTCGCCCACCGAGAGCAGCAAAGGTCAAAGCCCCCCCTTGAAGGACGGAGGCAGTGAT taCCAGTCTCGTGGGCTGGTAAAAGCCCCTGGCAAGAGCTCTTTCACGATGTTTGTGGACCTGGGGATCTACCAGCCCGGAGGCAGTGGGGACACCATTCCCATTACAG CCCTGGTGGGTGGAGAGGGCAGTCGGCTCGATCAGCTACAGTACGACGTGAGGAAAGGCTCTGTGGTCAACGTGAACCCCACCAACACCCGGGCCCACAGTGAAACCCCCGAGATTCGGAAGTACAAGAAGCGATTCAATTCCGAGATCCTCTGTGCGGCCCTTTGGG GGGTCAACCTGCTGGTGGGCACGGAGAACGGGCTGATGCTGCTGGACCGCAGCGGGCAGGGCAAGGTGTACGGACTCATCGGGCGGCGGCGCTTCCAGCAGATGGACGTGCTGGAGGGACTCAACTTGCTCATCACCATCTCAG GGAAAAGGAACAAACTGCGGGTGTATTACCTGTCCTGGCTCCGGAACAAGATTCTGCACAATGACCCGGAAGTGGAGAAGAAGCAAGGCTGGACCACTGTGGGGGACATGGAGGGCTGCGGACACTACCGCGTGG TGAAATACGAGCGCATCAAGTTCCTGGTCATTGCCCTGAAGAACTCTGTGGAGGTGTATGCCTGGGCCCCCAAACCTTACCACAAATTCATGGCTTTCAAG TCCTTTGCTGACCTCCCACACCGCCCTCTGCTGGTGGACCTGACGGTAGAGGAGGGCCAGCGGCTCAAGGTCATCTACGGCTCCAGCGCCGGCTTCCACGCTGTGGACGTGGACTCGGGGAACAGCTACGACATCTACATCCCTGTGCAC aTCCAGAGCCAAATCACACCCCACGCCATCATCTTCCTCCCCAACACGGACGGCATGGAGATGCTGCTGTGCTATGAGGATGAGGGCGTCTATGTCAACACGTACGGCCGGATCATCAAGGACGTGGTGCTGCAGTGGGGAGAGATGCCCACCTCTGTGG CCTACATCTGCTCCAACCAGATCATGGGCTGGGGAGAGAAAGCCATTGAGATCCGCTCTGTGGAGACAGGCCACCTGGATGGGGTCTTCATGCACAAACGAGCCCAGAGGCTCAAGTTCCTGTGTGAGCGGAACGACAAG gtgTTTTTCGCCTCGGTCCGCTCCGGGGGCAGCAGCCAAGTTTACTTCATGACCTTGAACCGTAACTGCATCATGAACTGGTGA
- the MINK1 gene encoding misshapen-like kinase 1 isoform X9: protein MGDPAPARSLDDIDLSALRDPAGIFELVEVVGNGTYGQVYKGRHVKTGQLAAIKVMDVTEDEEEEIKQEINMLKKYSHHRNIATYYGAFIKKSPPGNDDQLWLVMEFCGAGSVTDLVKNTKGNALKEDCIAYICREILRGLAHLHAHKVIHRDIKGQNVLLTENAEVKLVDFGVSAQLDRTVGRRNTFIGTPYWMAPEVIACDENPDATYDYRSDIWSLGITAIEMAEGAPPLCDMHPMRALFLIPRNPPPRLKSKKWSKKFIDFIDTCLIKAYLSRPPTEQLLKFPFIRDQPTERQVRIQLKDHIDRSRKKRGEKEETEYEYSGSEEEDDSHGEEGEPSSIMNVPGESTLRREFLRLQQENKSNSEALKQQQQQLQQQQQRDPEAHIKHLLHQRQRRIEEQKEERRRVEEQQRREREQRKLQEKEQQRRLEDMQALRREEERRQAEREQEYKRKQLEEQRQSERLQRQLQQEHAYLKSLQQQQQQQQLQKQQQILPGDRKPLYHYGRGVNPADKPAWAREVEERTRMNKQQNSPLAKSKPGSTGPEPPVPQASPGPPGPLSQTPPMQRPVEPQEGPHKSLQDQPTRNLAAFPASHDPDPAVPAPTATPSARGAVIRQNSDPTSEGPGPSPNPPAWVRPDNEAPPKVPQRTSSIATALNTSGAGGSRPAQAVRARPRSNSAWQIYLQRRAERGSPKPPGPPAPPPGPPNACSNPDLRRSDPGWERSDSVLPASHGHLPQAGSLERNRVGASSKLDNSPVLSPGNKAKPDDHRSRPGRPADFVLLKERTLDEAPRPPKKAMDYSSSSEEVESSEDDEEESNGEPSEGSRDTPGARSDGDTDSVSTMVVHDVEEIAGPQTPYGGGTMVVQRTPEEERSLLHADSNGYTNLPDVVQPSHSPTESSKGQSPPLKDGGSDYQSRGLVKAPGKSSFTMFVDLGIYQPGGSGDTIPITALVGGEGSRLDQLQYDVRKGSVVNVNPTNTRAHSETPEIRKYKKRFNSEILCAALWGVNLLVGTENGLMLLDRSGQGKVYGLIGRRRFQQMDVLEGLNLLITISGKRNKLRVYYLSWLRNKILHNDPEVEKKQGWTTVGDMEGCGHYRVVKYERIKFLVIALKNSVEVYAWAPKPYHKFMAFKSFADLPHRPLLVDLTVEEGQRLKVIYGSSAGFHAVDVDSGNSYDIYIPVHIQSQITPHAIIFLPNTDGMEMLLCYEDEGVYVNTYGRIIKDVVLQWGEMPTSVAYICSNQIMGWGEKAIEIRSVETGHLDGVFMHKRAQRLKFLCERNDKVFFASVRSGGSSQVYFMTLNRNCIMNW, encoded by the exons GGTCGGCATGTCAAGACTGGGCAGCTGGCTGCCATCAAAGTCATGGACGTCACGGAG gatgaagaggaagagatCAAACAGGAGATCAACATGTTGAAAAAATACTCTCACCACCGCAACATCGCCACCTACTACGGGGCCTTCATCAAGAAGAGCCCCCCAGGGAACGACGACCAGCTCTGG CTGGTGATGGAGTTCTGTGGTGCTGGCTCTGTAACGGACTTGGTGAAGAACACGAAAGGGAATGCCCTGAAGGAGGACTGTATAGCCTACATCTGCAGGGAGATCCTCCGG GGTCTGGCCCATCTCCACGCCCACAAGGTGATCCACCGAGACATCAAGGGGCAGAACGTGCTGCTGACAGAGAATGCCGAGGTCAAGCTAG TGGATTTTGGGGTGAGCGCACAGCTGGACCGCACGGTGGGCAGGCGGAACACGTTCATCGGGACCCCCTACTGGATGGCCCCTGAGGTCATCGCCTGTGATGAGAACCCTGATGCCACCTATGATTACAGG AGTGACATTTGGTCTCTAGGAATCACAGCCATCGAGATGGCAGAGGGAGCCCCCC CTCTATGTGACATGCACCCCATGCGAGCCCTATTCCTCATCCCCCGGAACCCGCCGCCCAGGCTCAAGTCCAAGAAATG GTCTAAGAAGTTCATTGACTTCATTGACACGTGTCTCATCAAGGCTTACCTGAGCCGCCCACCCACCGAGCAGCTACTCAAGTTCCCGTTCATCCGCGACCAGCCCACCGAGCGCCAGGTCCGCATCCAGCTCAAGGACCACATCGACAGATCCCGGAAGAAGCGAGGCGAGAAAG AGGAGACGGAGTATGAGTACAGCGGCAGCGAAGAGGAGGACGACAGCCACGGAGAGGAAGGAGAGCCAAG CTCCATCATGAACGTGCCGGGGGAGTCGACCCTCCGCCGGGAATTCCTCCGGCTCCAGCAGGAGAACAAGAGCAACTCGGAGGCtttaaagcagcagcagcagcagctgcagcagcagcaacagcgaGACCCGGAGGCACACATCAAGCACCTCCTGCACCAGCGCCAGCGGCGCATCGAGGAGCAGAAGGAGGAGCGGCGGCGGGTTGAGGAg CAACAGCGGCGGGAGCGGGAGCAGCGGAAGCTGCAGGAGAAGGAGCAGCAGCGGCGGCTGGAGGACATGCAGGCCCTGCGGCGGGAGGAGGAGCGGCGGCAGGCCGAGCGCGAGCAG GAATACAAGCGGAAGCAGCTGGAGGAGCAACGGCAGTCTGAGCGCCTGCAGAGGCAGCTGCAGCAGGAGCACGCCTACCTCAAGtccctgcagcagcagcagcagcagcagcagcttcagaagcagcagcagatccTGCCTGGGGACCGGAAGCCCCTGTATCACTACGGTCGGGGCGTCAACCCTGCCGACAAGCCAGCCTGGGCCCGAGAG GTGGAAGAGAGAACGAGGATGAACAAACAGCAGAACTCCCCCTTGGCCAAGAGCAAGCCAGGCAGCACAGGGCCTGAGCCCCCCGTCCCCCAGGCCTCCCCCGGGCCCCCAGGACCCCTTTCCCAAACTCCTCCTATGCAGAGGCCGGTGGAGCCCCAGGAGGGACCGCACAAG TCCCTGCAGGACCAACCCACCCGAAACCTGGCTGCCTTCCCCGCCTCCCACGACCCCGACCCCGCCGTGCCCGCACCCACCGCCACGCCGAGTGCCCGAGGAGCCGTCATCCGGCAGAACTCAGACCCCACTTCCGAAGGGCCTGGCCCCAGCCCGAACCCCCCAGCCTGGGTCCGGCCTGATAATGAGGCCCCTCCAAAG GTGCCTCAGAGGACCTCATCAATCGCCACTGCCCTTAACACCAGTGGGGCCGGAGGGTCCCGGCCAGCGCAGGCGGTCCGTGCTAG ACCTCGCAGCAACTCCGCCTGGCAAATCTATCTGCAAAGGCGGGCAGAGCGGGGCAGCCCCAAGCCTCCAGGGCCCCCTGCTCCGCCCCCCGGCCCGCCCAACGCCTGTAG TAACCCCGACCTCAGGAGGAGCGACCCCGGCTGGGAGCGCTCGGACAGCGTCCTCCCGGCCTCTCACGGGCACCTCCCGCAAGCTGGCTCGCTGGAGCGGAACCGGGTGGGAG CCTCCTCCAAACTGGACAACTCCCCTGTGCTCTCCCCTGGGAACAAAGCCAAGCCCGATGACCACCGCTCGCGGCCAGGCCGGCCCGCA GATTTTGTGTTGCTGAAAGAGCGGACCCTGGATGAGGCGCCCCGGCCTCCCAAGAAGGCCATGGACTACTCGTCATCCAGCGAGGAGGTGGAGAGCAGCGAGGACGATGAGGAGGAGAGCAACGGCGAGCCGTCAGAGGGGAGCAGAGACACGCCTGGGGCCCG CAGTGATGGAGACACAGACAGCGTCAGCACCATGGTGGTCCACGACGTGGAGGAGATAGCCGGGCCCCAGACCCCCTACGGGGGTGGCACCATGGTGGTCCAGAGA ACCCCCGAGGAGGAACGCAGCCTGCTGCACGCCGACAGCAACGGCTACACAAACCTGCCAGACGTGGTCCAGCCCAGCCACTCGCCCACCGAGAGCAGCAAAGGTCAAAGCCCCCCCTTGAAGGACGGAGGCAGTGAT taCCAGTCTCGTGGGCTGGTAAAAGCCCCTGGCAAGAGCTCTTTCACGATGTTTGTGGACCTGGGGATCTACCAGCCCGGAGGCAGTGGGGACACCATTCCCATTACAG CCCTGGTGGGTGGAGAGGGCAGTCGGCTCGATCAGCTACAGTACGACGTGAGGAAAGGCTCTGTGGTCAACGTGAACCCCACCAACACCCGGGCCCACAGTGAAACCCCCGAGATTCGGAAGTACAAGAAGCGATTCAATTCCGAGATCCTCTGTGCGGCCCTTTGGG GGGTCAACCTGCTGGTGGGCACGGAGAACGGGCTGATGCTGCTGGACCGCAGCGGGCAGGGCAAGGTGTACGGACTCATCGGGCGGCGGCGCTTCCAGCAGATGGACGTGCTGGAGGGACTCAACTTGCTCATCACCATCTCAG GGAAAAGGAACAAACTGCGGGTGTATTACCTGTCCTGGCTCCGGAACAAGATTCTGCACAATGACCCGGAAGTGGAGAAGAAGCAAGGCTGGACCACTGTGGGGGACATGGAGGGCTGCGGACACTACCGCGTGG TGAAATACGAGCGCATCAAGTTCCTGGTCATTGCCCTGAAGAACTCTGTGGAGGTGTATGCCTGGGCCCCCAAACCTTACCACAAATTCATGGCTTTCAAG TCCTTTGCTGACCTCCCACACCGCCCTCTGCTGGTGGACCTGACGGTAGAGGAGGGCCAGCGGCTCAAGGTCATCTACGGCTCCAGCGCCGGCTTCCACGCTGTGGACGTGGACTCGGGGAACAGCTACGACATCTACATCCCTGTGCAC aTCCAGAGCCAAATCACACCCCACGCCATCATCTTCCTCCCCAACACGGACGGCATGGAGATGCTGCTGTGCTATGAGGATGAGGGCGTCTATGTCAACACGTACGGCCGGATCATCAAGGACGTGGTGCTGCAGTGGGGAGAGATGCCCACCTCTGTGG CCTACATCTGCTCCAACCAGATCATGGGCTGGGGAGAGAAAGCCATTGAGATCCGCTCTGTGGAGACAGGCCACCTGGATGGGGTCTTCATGCACAAACGAGCCCAGAGGCTCAAGTTCCTGTGTGAGCGGAACGACAAG gtgTTTTTCGCCTCGGTCCGCTCCGGGGGCAGCAGCCAAGTTTACTTCATGACCTTGAACCGTAACTGCATCATGAACTGGTGA